The window ttttgtacaaaaagttttagatttttttttgcggtacaaaaatataaaagtatctagccatgggtataatttttaatcatattgacccatagaataaagaacacatgtaatttttaccgcaaagtgtatagtgtgaaaacaaaaccctccaaaatgtgcaacattttgtttctcatttaaatttcctccctaaaaatttttttggggggattcgccatacattttatggtaaaatgaggggtttcattacaaagtacaattggtcacgcaaaaaacatgcccttatatgggtctgtagatggaaatataaaagagttatggattttagaaggcgaggaggaaaaaacgaaaacgcaaaaataaaattggcctggtccttaaggtgaaaatgggcttggtcattaaggggttaaggactcagcccttttttacaaatctgaccacagtcactttaagcattaataactctgggatgcttttacttttcattctgattccgagaatattttttcttgagatattctactttattttagtggtaaattgtcagggatacttgcatcatttcttggtgaaaaattccaaaattttatgaaaaattttaaaatataattttttattttttatttgaagctctctgctgataaggaaaatggatattccaaacaaattatatattgattcacatatacaatatgtctactttatgttggcattataaagttgacatgtttttacttttggaagacatcagagggcttcaaagctcagcagcaattttccaatttttcacaaaaatttcaaaatctgaatttttcagggaccagtttagtttgaagtggatttgaggggctttcatgttagaaataccccataaatgaccccattataaaaactgcacccctcaaagtattcaaaatgacatccagaaagtgaaggagagaattcaaaatctttatttttttacacttgcatgttcttgtatgctaatttttttttaaacattttttacaaggggtaaaaggagaaaaagccccccataatatgTAATCTAATTTCTCTGAGTAAGgaattacctcatatgtggaggtaaagggctctgcatgtgcactacaaggctcagaagggaaggcgcaacaatgggattttggagagggattgctgaaatgttttttggggggcatgtagcatttaggaatcCCTTTTGGAAACTGGGAATCCCTTttggacaggtttagggttatcagatattactaggaccggacaggttcagggttatcagacattggaaaccacagggaagacgtctccatataaaacacttatagagaagcgtcttcttctgaggctgtgatggtcttagtgttatcttgtggttctgtgctggacatttctgctctgtatgaaggatctattgtataatgacaggaatgatgacatgttgtctaatgtgttcacttatctctctctctctctagtgttttcaggctctgacctgtgaccatggcctctccacaagacccattgctgaaggaggaggaagaagcaatggaggaccatagtgatatgaatgtagaaaagggcgatatccctgagaggcagaacctgccatctctaagcgtgatgtccaccgcacgttccatcatcaccgtagtgatcctcgcctttgttaatttgctcatctatgcaaatcgctccagcgtggcgggggtgctgccttatatacagaaagcttatgacaccaatgctagtctgtccggcttattgaatacattgttcattggaagctacgtgctggtcgcaccaattgccggatatttgggcgaccactgtaataagaaatatactgtttgcgcaggagtcatcatttggctgagcatgacacttaccctgtcgtTTATCCCTGATGGgtatttcctgctcttcctgctgacgagtggactggttggagccggagaggcgactttctgcaccatcgccccctccatcattgcagacctttttacaagtgaccagcggacccgcatgctgaacgtgttttactcagtcatacctgtaggctgcggactaggatacatcatcgggcccaaagtgactgatgcagcaaggggcggttggcactgggcgtttcgggtcacccctggcctgggcctcatagctgtggctttgatgattttggtcacaaaggagcctCCAAGagcgactacaaacgggaagaagaacaacaaatcccagaagtttgctaaatgggcgacagatctgaaaaaactatttaaaaatcgaagtttgatgttaaccaccatgggatcgacggctgtatccttcatagtgggagccataggtgtatggggtccgtcatatctgacccacgcacgaacactcctacaagagaaggacccttgccgtgctgaaccgtgtgactatcacgacatcctaatatttggtgtggttacagtcgtttccggcattctgggagttgtagcagggtcggagataagtaaaagatatcgcaaatccaacccacgggcggacccgcttgtgtgtggctgcgcgatgatgctctccgccccctttcttctgttggcattgactttcggcaacatcagcctcgttgccaccaacatcttcatcttcatcggagagacgcttctgtcagtaaatttcacccttatatctgacattatactaaaagtagtaactccgtggaggagatcttcagccctggccgtgcagatgacaatctatcacctcctaggtgacgccggcagcccatacctcatcggcctgatatctgataCCTACGAACAAGGATATGcaaaatcccctcttctgaaataccgcagcctggagtatgccctcatgacctgcaccataatggcagtcatcggaggggccttcttcatggccacggccctatttatagagagggacgaaaaagaagcagagatggaatctgaacctccatcatcctcctcctcctcactgcttcctgccgatgaggaccgcgcttcagactgaggaaaagtcattgcttacctttatctcgtttacttcattaaaataaataaaaataattgctgCAATTGTTCTATgttccaattaaccccttaaaaataTTCTCTACCTACCCAACTGTGTCCAAACCCCAAATAGCAAAATGTAAATCTCCTCCCAAGACATAAAAAAGACTATTAATAACAAGAGGGatatatatgagtgtgtgtatgtgtttgtatatgtgtatatgtgtgtatgtatatgtgtgtatgtgtttgtgtgtatatgtgtgtgtgtatgtgtgtattagggctgcacgatatgtgtgattgtgtttatggaggtaaatattgtgatttcgatataataaaaaaatggagaaattCCCCCTATTTTATATAGCCAACTCCCCCCAATTTCATGTTCACTGACTGAACATAAAATGGAGGGAATTAGATATGAaattctctgcccctagacatgttatctctagtgttgagcgacataggccatattcgaatttgcgatattttgcgaatagaTGGACGAAaaatcgtcatatattcgctaaattcgcatattcgtaatattgacgatttattttcacatttgcaaaaatttgcatattcgcaaattagCAAATAACAAAATTAGCAgacgcggaaattcgcatatgcgaaaattagcatatgcacattttcgcatatgcgaaaatttgcacgccagtctcacacagtagtattagagccttctttacaccacacaagctggaagcagagagggatgatcactgtaatgtgtactgtgaaaaaacaacaacaaaaaaaaacaaatattcgtaattgagaatatatagtgctatatttgcgagcaacactattaggtagtagcaggctccccaaattagatagtagcaggctccccacattaggtggtagcaggttccccacattaggtagtagtaggctccccaccaggggcgtagctagaagaaaccacagggccccgatgcaaaaaattgtcctgggcccccctacccataccccccccccccgatgaccTGCTTTCTCAATCCCTGACGACCCCCTTACTCGGCCtcagccgcacaaagatatcagtgactacagcacagaTGGGACAGAGTCAGGAGAAAAAGGTGACTTACAGACAGggacggactgggaccaaaaataggtccgggcattttaaaataagcagtccatttttatggtgggggtccgactgatgggacctccaccaatcccctttgttcaagtggctctccagatgttggaaagctgcaactcctattgtgtctgaagagcctcaggatttatgggagatgtagttttgcaacagctggagagccacagattagagtacagccatcatcactgcagaacatacaactgactacaactctgataggacagtcagagaacacacaatatcagtgacctgagcgatgtctttccttttcttcctcatccagtccagacgtcaggacttcttccagctacatcttctctgcagagtttgacacccggacatcattggttccttaatttgtcaggagatccttatcctctgtatgaagacagtaatcattagatttctgtcaaatactgtaccccctgaatataatactgccaaccactgtgccccctgaatataatactgctatctaTTGtaccccctaaaaataatactgccacacactgcaccctctaaatatattattgccacacactgcaccctctaaatatattattgtcacacattgtaccctctgaatataatacaggtaCACATTTTACCACCTGagtaaaatactaccacacactgtagcctctaaatataacccAGCTATATgctgtacactgaatataatgTAAATCTTTCTCCCGATTCCTTTGTTCCACCCTCTTTCCCCCTAGATTTGTAAGTTCTCTTCATGCTCCCCTGAACTCCCCCCCACACCCCAAAGTCctttcccatgtaaataacatcactcctctaccaccaacatacaaatcccatgtaaataccatccctcccctatcaccaccatacagtcccatgtaaataacatcactcctataccaccaatatacagccccatgtaaatggcatcactcctataccaccaatacaccccatgtaaatgacatcactcctataccaccaatacaccccatgtaaatgacatcactcctataccaccaatacaccccatgtaaataacatcaatcctataccaccaatatacagtcccatgtaaatagcatcactcccataccaccaatatacagtcccatgtaaataacatcactcccataccaccaatatacagtcccatgtaaataacatcactcctataccaccaacatacagtcccatgtaaatgaaatcactcctataccaccaatatacagtcccgtgtaaatgacatcactcatatacCACCAATATCCAGTCccgtgtaaataacatcactcctataccaccaatatacagtcccgtgtcaatgacatcactcctataccaccaatatacagtcccgtgtaaatgacatcactcctataccaccaatatacagtcccgtgtaaatgacatcactcctataccaccaatatacagtcccgtgtaaataacatcactcctataccaccaatatacagtcccgtgtaaatgacatcactcctataccaccaatatacagtcccgtgtaaatgacatcactcctataccaccaatatacagtcccgtgtaaatgacatcactcctataccaccaatatacagtcccatgtaaatgacatcactcctataccaacaatatacagtcccatgtaaatgacatcactcctataccaccaatatacagtcccatgtaaatgaaatcactcctataccaccaatatacagttccatgtaaatgacatcactcctataccaccaatatacagtcccgtgtaaatgacatcactcctataccaccaatatacagtcccgtgtaaatgacatcactcctataccaccaatatacagtcccatgtaaatgacatcactcctataccaccaatatacagtcccgtgtaaatgacatcactcctataccaccaatatacagtcccgtgtaaatgacatcactcctataccaccaatatacagtcccatgtaaa is drawn from Hyla sarda isolate aHylSar1 chromosome 4, aHylSar1.hap1, whole genome shotgun sequence and contains these coding sequences:
- the LOC130367103 gene encoding protein spinster homolog 1-like translates to MASPQDPLLKEEEEAMEDHSDMNVEKGDIPERQNLPSLSVMSTARSIITVVILAFVNLLIYANRSSVAGVLPYIQKAYDTNASLSGLLNTLFIGSYVLVAPIAGYLGDHCNKKYTVCAGVIIWLSMTLTLSFIPDGYFLLFLLTSGLVGAGEATFCTIAPSIIADLFTSDQRTRMLNVFYSVIPVGCGLGYIIGPKVTDAARGGWHWAFRVTPGLGLIAVALMILVTKEPPRATTNGKKNNKSQKFAKWATDLKKLFKNRSLMLTTMGSTAVSFIVGAIGVWGPSYLTHARTLLQEKDPCRAEPCDYHDILIFGVVTVVSGILGVVAGSEISKRYRKSNPRADPLVCGCAMMLSAPFLLLALTFGNISLVATNIFIFIGETLLSVNFTLISDIILKVVTPWRRSSALAVQMTIYHLLGDAGSPYLIGLISDTYEQGYAKSPLLKYRSLEYALMTCTIMAVIGGAFFMATALFIERDEKEAEMESEPPSSSSSSLLPADEDRASD